The proteins below are encoded in one region of Tessaracoccus aquimaris:
- a CDS encoding iron-containing alcohol dehydrogenase: MKALIFNSGVGNRMGEFTRDNHKSMATLSNGETIFGRQLRLLVAEGISEVVVTTGPHVEQLRAVADDPRFGDLVVTFVPNDRYLETNYIYSMYLARGHLDSDVIMLHGDLVFTAGALRAILADERTDLGAVNASLPLPEKDFKARIRNDAIVEVSVAIDGPDCVAFQPMYKLSREVLAAWLARVDDYVAAGTTSVYAENALNEIAEGLAIRPFSYDGHLVAEVDTLDDLASVSAEVRVLDAAEQTVLTGEGAAQALIAELNRRGVRRLLVVAGTAFHQSVIRRALDEASVGYVTFAGYSPNPRQEEVAAGVTEYRAQGCDAILAVGGGSAMDVAKCVALLVSSEGTGYPEWGEPLAARVPLFAAPTTAGTGSESTHFAVVYIDGVKHSIAHDAILPDLVVLEPELLRALPEYHKKASLLDALAQCVESVWALSATPRSRAYAVEGIRLILANFFPYFHKSGRFDAKAANAMQQAANLSGRAINLTKTTAAHAMSYGLTTTFGLAHGHAAVLSLRGVWRQYIAAARSSADDEATERLRGALDVLASAFAVKTWEEAPEKLDIMLSALALPDPVDVDLLVAGVNLERLGNSPIRSSEADLRRSYDFALGLRQSPVIGGGKNRKPAGVDLITPRELPELQAVELGILKAFDAYCEEQGLRYYLSEGSMLGAVRHGGMIPWDDDIDVMMPRAEFDRLAALARDGKLPEGFNLDCFQTNPRHWVLGAKFQMTAPSRFVQPQVSHLATHCGPHIDIFTVDDVRRPHGWKFRTQAYALRGLRRALFMSSGRSRGLRKNLLARVPIFIVTKLLPTRAFHNLIVYLQAGFNSGPGSEHQANLCSYYPLEREVFPTEWFGDGRRVDFDGVSTVIPDRAEDMLAKIYGLNYAGIPQPSVGRQRRHSFYVRSEAVGSETTSRRVKEC, encoded by the coding sequence GTGAAGGCGCTGATCTTCAACTCCGGTGTCGGCAATCGGATGGGCGAGTTCACTCGCGACAACCACAAGTCGATGGCGACGCTGTCCAACGGCGAGACCATCTTCGGGAGGCAGTTGCGACTGCTCGTCGCGGAGGGCATCTCGGAGGTCGTCGTGACCACTGGCCCCCACGTCGAGCAGTTGCGTGCCGTCGCCGACGATCCCCGGTTCGGCGACCTTGTTGTCACCTTCGTGCCCAACGACAGGTACCTCGAGACGAACTACATCTATTCGATGTATCTCGCCCGCGGACACCTCGACAGCGACGTCATCATGCTGCACGGTGACCTCGTCTTCACGGCCGGTGCGTTGAGGGCGATCCTGGCGGACGAGCGAACCGACCTCGGGGCGGTCAACGCCAGCCTTCCCCTGCCGGAGAAGGACTTCAAGGCGAGGATCCGCAACGACGCCATCGTGGAGGTCTCCGTCGCGATCGACGGCCCCGACTGCGTCGCGTTCCAGCCGATGTACAAGCTCAGCCGCGAGGTCCTTGCCGCCTGGCTCGCCAGGGTCGACGACTACGTCGCGGCCGGCACGACCTCGGTCTATGCCGAGAACGCGCTCAACGAGATAGCAGAAGGGCTCGCTATCCGTCCCTTCTCCTACGACGGCCACCTCGTCGCGGAGGTCGACACCCTCGATGACCTCGCGTCCGTTTCGGCAGAGGTACGGGTGCTGGACGCTGCAGAGCAGACGGTGCTGACCGGGGAGGGTGCAGCCCAGGCCCTGATCGCCGAACTGAACCGCCGCGGGGTCCGACGCCTCCTGGTGGTCGCGGGCACGGCATTTCACCAGTCCGTGATCCGCCGTGCCCTCGACGAGGCCTCCGTCGGATACGTCACCTTCGCCGGCTACTCGCCCAACCCGAGGCAGGAGGAGGTGGCCGCGGGCGTCACCGAGTACCGCGCCCAGGGGTGCGACGCGATCCTCGCCGTCGGCGGCGGAAGCGCGATGGATGTTGCCAAGTGCGTCGCGCTTCTGGTCAGCTCCGAAGGCACCGGGTACCCGGAGTGGGGCGAACCGCTGGCTGCTCGGGTTCCGCTGTTCGCGGCCCCGACCACGGCTGGCACCGGCAGCGAGTCGACCCACTTCGCCGTCGTCTACATCGACGGGGTGAAGCACTCCATCGCCCACGATGCGATCCTTCCCGACCTGGTGGTCCTCGAGCCGGAACTGCTGCGGGCGCTGCCCGAGTACCACAAGAAGGCCAGCCTCCTCGACGCGCTCGCGCAGTGCGTCGAGTCCGTGTGGGCCCTCTCGGCCACCCCTCGGAGCCGCGCGTACGCCGTCGAGGGCATTCGGCTGATCCTTGCCAACTTCTTCCCGTACTTCCACAAATCGGGACGCTTCGACGCCAAGGCCGCCAACGCCATGCAGCAGGCGGCGAACCTGAGCGGCCGCGCGATCAATCTGACCAAGACGACCGCAGCCCACGCGATGAGTTATGGACTGACCACCACCTTCGGCCTGGCGCACGGCCACGCGGCCGTCCTGAGCCTCCGCGGGGTGTGGCGCCAGTACATCGCGGCGGCCCGCTCGTCGGCCGACGACGAGGCGACCGAGAGGCTCAGGGGCGCGTTGGACGTGCTCGCCTCCGCCTTCGCGGTGAAGACCTGGGAGGAGGCGCCAGAGAAGCTCGACATCATGCTCTCGGCACTCGCGCTTCCTGATCCCGTCGACGTGGACCTACTGGTCGCGGGGGTGAACCTCGAACGGTTGGGCAACAGCCCGATCAGGTCCTCCGAGGCAGACCTGCGCAGGTCCTACGACTTCGCCCTTGGCCTGCGCCAGAGCCCCGTCATCGGTGGTGGCAAGAACCGCAAGCCGGCGGGCGTGGACTTGATCACGCCCCGCGAACTGCCCGAACTTCAGGCGGTGGAGCTTGGCATCCTCAAGGCCTTCGACGCCTATTGCGAGGAACAGGGGCTGCGGTACTACCTCAGCGAGGGGAGCATGCTCGGGGCCGTTCGCCACGGCGGCATGATCCCCTGGGACGACGACATCGACGTCATGATGCCGCGTGCCGAGTTCGACCGGTTGGCGGCGCTCGCGCGCGACGGCAAGCTGCCTGAGGGCTTCAACCTCGACTGCTTCCAGACCAACCCCCGGCACTGGGTGCTCGGTGCCAAGTTCCAGATGACGGCGCCGAGTCGGTTCGTCCAGCCGCAGGTTTCACACCTGGCCACCCACTGTGGCCCCCACATCGACATCTTCACGGTGGATGACGTCCGACGCCCCCATGGCTGGAAGTTCCGCACCCAGGCCTATGCTCTGCGCGGTCTCAGGCGGGCACTCTTCATGAGCTCCGGGCGCTCCCGCGGACTCAGGAAGAACCTCCTGGCACGGGTCCCGATCTTCATCGTCACCAAGCTCCTGCCCACGAGAGCGTTCCACAACCTGATCGTCTACCTCCAGGCAGGGTTCAACTCGGGCCCAGGCTCGGAACATCAGGCCAACCTCTGCAGTTACTACCCCTTGGAACGCGAGGTGTTCCCCACCGAATGGTTCGGCGACGGACGCCGCGTCGACTTCGACGGGGTCAGCACCGTCATCCCCGACCGTGCAGAGGACATGCTCGCCAAGATCTACGGCCTGAACTATGCCGGGATCCCGCAGCCTTCGGTCGGGAGACAACGCCGGCACAGCTTCTATGTCCGCTCCGAAGCAGTTGGCTCTGAGACGACAAGCAGACGAGTGAAGGAGTGCTAG
- a CDS encoding ISL3 family transposase: MSDVTSPTPATPKITAPDVNTFARIDVLGLQVKAQQVWPDKTILYCAPVLPDSTCPACGATGGWHDTFTRWFTHVPVGRSSTKLQVQAPRYRCRGCGKVWRHRLKTVAQPRSKLTRSAVWWALREVVLDHCSISAVAAVLQTAWGTVHDAVTELGQQVLIDLPDRLEGVKVVGVDEHCWRHTHSGDKYVTVVIDLTPARDKTGPARLLDLIEGRSKQVFKSWLNAQSLGFRAAVEIVAMDGFTGYKSATAEAVPDATTVMDPFHVVALAGDKLNRTRQRVQRELTGGRGLRNDPLYKARRLLHTGVNLLTTRQNTRLDTLFASEDHAEVEVTWSVYQSIIAAYRDKDRTAGRRALTRVINSLKAGVPKALIELAQLGRTLHKRRDDILAFFDHPGTSNGPTEAINGRLEHLRGIALGFRNLAHYRLRSLLEAGGFRPQLHSHL; encoded by the coding sequence ATGTCTGACGTTACCTCACCGACTCCTGCCACTCCCAAGATCACTGCGCCCGATGTGAACACCTTTGCCCGGATCGACGTCCTGGGTCTGCAGGTGAAGGCGCAGCAGGTGTGGCCCGACAAGACGATCTTGTACTGTGCACCGGTGCTGCCCGATAGCACCTGCCCGGCCTGCGGCGCGACGGGCGGCTGGCACGACACCTTCACTCGTTGGTTCACCCATGTGCCGGTTGGTAGGTCCTCCACGAAGCTACAGGTTCAGGCGCCGAGGTATCGCTGCCGCGGCTGCGGCAAGGTGTGGCGCCACCGGCTCAAGACAGTGGCGCAGCCTCGGTCGAAACTGACCAGGTCAGCGGTGTGGTGGGCGCTGCGGGAGGTGGTGCTGGACCATTGCTCGATCAGCGCTGTCGCGGCGGTGCTGCAGACGGCGTGGGGCACCGTCCACGACGCGGTCACCGAGCTGGGCCAGCAGGTCCTGATCGATCTCCCCGACAGGCTCGAGGGGGTCAAGGTTGTCGGGGTCGACGAACACTGCTGGCGCCACACCCACAGCGGTGACAAGTACGTCACCGTTGTCATCGACTTGACCCCGGCAAGGGACAAGACCGGCCCGGCCCGGTTGCTGGACTTAATCGAGGGCCGCTCGAAGCAGGTCTTCAAATCCTGGCTCAACGCCCAGAGCCTTGGGTTCAGGGCGGCCGTGGAGATCGTCGCGATGGACGGCTTCACCGGATACAAGAGCGCTACGGCTGAGGCTGTGCCAGACGCGACCACAGTGATGGACCCGTTCCATGTGGTCGCCTTGGCAGGTGACAAGCTGAACCGGACCCGGCAGCGAGTCCAGCGGGAACTCACCGGCGGCCGAGGCCTCCGCAATGACCCTCTCTACAAAGCCCGCAGGCTCCTCCACACCGGTGTGAACCTGCTCACCACCAGGCAAAACACACGCCTCGATACGCTGTTCGCGAGTGAGGATCACGCCGAGGTTGAAGTCACCTGGAGCGTCTACCAAAGCATCATCGCCGCGTACCGCGACAAGGACCGCACCGCTGGTCGCAGGGCGCTGACGAGAGTGATCAACTCGCTCAAGGCAGGTGTCCCGAAGGCCCTGATCGAGCTGGCTCAGCTCGGCCGGACTCTCCACAAACGCCGCGACGACATCTTGGCGTTCTTCGACCATCCCGGCACCAGTAACGGCCCCACGGAGGCCATCAACGGCCGGCTCGAGCACCTCCGCGGTATCGCCCTCGGGTTCCGCAACCTCGCCCACTACAGACTCAGATCGCTCCTCGAGGCAGGCGGCTTCAGACCCCAACTCCACTCTCATCTGTGA
- a CDS encoding CDP-glycerol glycerophosphotransferase family protein: MSLVRCEEWTRHSHPPSGKAPYVFTPTKPGPTLKWEEPHMWVISDEEEIDRLRGRFRGVERVTFVHRGSIEYLEGLATAGHIIQNTSYPSFFSKRNGQVCVDTWHSTSVKKLGFDMPGGNIHSRNMIRSLLISDFVLSPNPFMTRIFRDSYRLQNLYQGKILEVGYPRNDSTLRGLFPIEGVGRGSGVAAG; encoded by the coding sequence ATGAGCCTTGTTCGTTGTGAGGAGTGGACTAGACACTCACATCCTCCCAGCGGCAAGGCTCCCTACGTCTTCACGCCCACCAAGCCCGGTCCCACTCTCAAATGGGAAGAGCCGCATATGTGGGTCATTTCGGACGAAGAGGAAATTGATCGACTTCGGGGCAGATTTCGTGGTGTCGAGCGTGTGACGTTCGTCCATCGGGGCAGCATTGAGTATCTGGAAGGGCTTGCCACGGCCGGTCATATTATCCAGAACACCTCGTATCCGTCCTTCTTCTCAAAGCGCAACGGTCAAGTCTGCGTAGACACGTGGCACAGCACCTCTGTCAAGAAGCTCGGGTTCGACATGCCTGGGGGCAACATACACTCCCGGAACATGATACGAAGTCTTCTCATATCGGACTTCGTCCTTTCGCCCAACCCGTTCATGACGCGCATTTTTCGCGATTCGTACCGTTTGCAGAACTTGTATCAGGGCAAAATTCTGGAGGTCGGATATCCGAGGAACGACTCGACGCTTAGGGGGCTCTTCCCAATTGAGGGTGTAGGTAGGGGTTCCGGCGTGGCGGCTGGATAG
- a CDS encoding ISL3 family transposase: MFNATFTAPDLTTFCRLDELGLEVTGQHVTARRAVLECRVTDADDWCHNCGGRGLVRDTVIRGLAHEPFGWRPTVLRVRLRRYRCVECGHVWRQSMDRAAEPRARLSRRGVRWALEAIVCQHLTVARVAEGLAVAWDTANDAIIAEGRRVLIDDPSRFDQVTVLGVDEHCWRHTRAGDKFVTVIIDLTPVAAGTGPARLLDMVEGRSKQVFKRWLAARPAAWRAGVEVVAMDGFTGFKTAAAEELPDAAAVMDPFHVVRLAGEAVDKCRQRVQQATMGHRGRRGDPLYQARRTLLTGADLLTDKQVTRLEDLFGDQNHVEVEATWGIYQRLVQAYRCKDRTLGRHLMASVIDAIATGVPAELTELVRLGHTLKRRAIDVLNFFDRPGTSNGPTEALNGRLEHLRGSALGFRNLTHYIARCLLEAGGFRPRLHPQIG; the protein is encoded by the coding sequence GTGTTCAACGCTACCTTCACCGCGCCTGATCTGACGACCTTCTGCCGCCTCGACGAGCTCGGGTTGGAGGTGACTGGCCAACACGTGACCGCGCGCCGGGCGGTGCTGGAGTGCCGCGTCACGGATGCTGATGACTGGTGCCACAACTGTGGCGGGCGCGGTTTGGTGCGTGACACGGTAATCCGAGGCCTGGCTCACGAGCCCTTCGGTTGGAGACCCACTGTGCTGCGGGTGCGGCTGCGCAGGTACCGGTGTGTCGAATGCGGTCATGTGTGGCGCCAGAGCATGGACCGGGCCGCTGAACCGAGGGCTCGGCTGTCGCGGCGTGGGGTGCGGTGGGCGCTCGAAGCTATCGTGTGTCAGCACCTCACCGTGGCGAGGGTCGCCGAAGGGCTGGCGGTGGCGTGGGACACCGCCAACGATGCGATCATCGCCGAGGGTCGTCGGGTGTTGATCGATGATCCGTCCCGGTTCGACCAGGTCACCGTGCTCGGGGTCGATGAGCATTGCTGGCGTCACACCCGTGCCGGGGACAAGTTCGTCACCGTGATCATCGACCTGACCCCGGTAGCGGCTGGGACTGGCCCGGCACGGCTGCTCGACATGGTCGAGGGCCGCTCGAAACAGGTGTTCAAACGCTGGCTCGCTGCCCGTCCAGCCGCCTGGCGGGCCGGCGTGGAAGTCGTGGCGATGGACGGGTTCACCGGCTTCAAAACCGCCGCCGCCGAGGAACTCCCCGACGCAGCTGCGGTGATGGACCCGTTCCACGTCGTGCGCCTGGCCGGGGAGGCTGTCGACAAATGCCGCCAACGCGTCCAACAAGCCACCATGGGGCATCGAGGCCGCCGCGGGGACCCGCTCTATCAAGCCCGCCGCACCCTACTCACCGGCGCCGATCTACTCACCGACAAACAAGTCACACGGCTCGAAGACCTGTTCGGCGACCAGAACCACGTCGAGGTCGAAGCCACGTGGGGCATCTACCAGCGCCTCGTCCAGGCCTACCGCTGCAAAGACCGCACACTCGGCCGCCACCTCATGGCCAGCGTGATCGATGCGATCGCCACCGGCGTCCCCGCTGAGCTGACTGAACTGGTCCGCCTGGGTCACACCCTGAAACGCCGCGCGATCGATGTGTTGAACTTCTTCGACCGGCCCGGCACCAGCAATGGTCCCACAGAAGCCCTCAACGGCCGCCTCGAACACCTCCGCGGCTCCGCTCTCGGGTTCCGCAACCTGACCCACTACATCGCCCGCTGCCTCCTCGAAGCCGGCGGATTCAGACCCCGCCTACACCCTCAAATCGGATGA
- a CDS encoding glycosyltransferase: MDPGKKLVLYAPTWRGESVSQVTGDGAALLDIQQRLISLIDPDQYQVLIKPHPYTYRALSPEERESGRFIPQQVDANELFSLVDILISDYSSIYLDFLITGRPVLFYLPDQETYLADRGVYFDLDELPGPVTHRLEKLAQWIKDIDSVADSYAHRYRETRQWACARDDGKASERVARAVFGGVSDGVVDDFLTRAPIRLLFYVSSFGANGVSSAFRALLSMLDRTKYDITVYGLLSDEVGRRNFDELQDVRSMPRFGAFTMTAREAKAVEYYSRYAADGPLFKLFNAEEPLRRDYRRSFGDAAFDYVIDFSGYGTLFPGTFRYGAGEAKRIIWQHNDLAADIQNRGKRKLKKYSVVNTSLTGLRDTYGAFDKVVSCGEHVMEVNREKLSTPSTYDKFTFVNNVIEVERVRALLEEEPEYKVDGHLVAAVAGPAGARRLTLVPNTPPAPESGLPFITFVTLGRLSPEKNQANLIKAFGLFLQEYPNARLYILGGGDLDRSLKGLASSLGIAELVSLPGHLRNPFMLAKHCDCFLLPSRYEGFGLVVPEMRMLRKPIILSRFDAAPSVSIPGGQYEIGFEVEDILGGLRAYAKGDVPGDYEFDVDGYNEAAYQQFEQMLESLDGSS; the protein is encoded by the coding sequence ATTGATCCCGGCAAGAAGTTGGTCTTGTATGCACCTACCTGGCGAGGTGAGTCTGTCAGTCAAGTTACAGGCGACGGGGCGGCTTTGCTGGACATCCAGCAGCGTCTTATCTCGCTCATCGACCCGGATCAGTATCAGGTCCTGATCAAACCCCATCCGTATACCTATCGTGCGTTGTCGCCGGAGGAGCGGGAGTCGGGTCGCTTCATCCCGCAACAGGTCGACGCCAATGAACTCTTCTCGCTCGTTGACATCCTGATATCTGACTACTCCAGTATCTATCTTGACTTCCTGATCACCGGAAGACCTGTATTGTTCTACTTGCCTGACCAGGAAACTTATCTCGCGGATCGCGGAGTCTATTTTGATCTGGATGAACTTCCCGGGCCTGTGACTCACCGTCTGGAGAAGCTTGCCCAGTGGATCAAAGACATCGATTCCGTCGCTGACTCGTATGCCCACCGATACAGGGAGACTCGTCAATGGGCTTGTGCCCGCGATGACGGGAAGGCCTCGGAGAGAGTCGCCCGCGCGGTGTTCGGTGGGGTTAGTGACGGGGTCGTCGATGATTTCCTTACGCGCGCACCTATTCGACTCCTTTTCTATGTCTCGAGCTTCGGTGCAAACGGGGTGTCGTCTGCCTTTAGGGCGCTCCTGAGCATGCTGGATCGCACGAAGTACGACATTACGGTATATGGATTACTGTCCGATGAAGTCGGACGGCGCAACTTCGATGAGTTGCAGGATGTGCGATCGATGCCCAGGTTTGGGGCCTTCACCATGACCGCGCGCGAAGCTAAGGCGGTTGAGTATTACTCTCGCTACGCTGCTGATGGCCCGCTCTTCAAGTTGTTCAATGCTGAGGAGCCCCTTCGGAGGGATTATCGGCGGTCGTTCGGTGATGCTGCCTTCGACTATGTTATCGACTTCTCTGGCTACGGTACCCTGTTCCCTGGAACCTTCAGGTATGGTGCGGGCGAGGCGAAACGGATAATCTGGCAACACAACGACCTAGCCGCTGACATTCAGAACCGTGGCAAGCGAAAGCTGAAGAAATACAGTGTGGTGAACACCTCGCTGACTGGGCTCAGGGACACCTACGGCGCGTTTGACAAGGTGGTTTCCTGCGGCGAGCACGTCATGGAAGTCAACAGAGAGAAGCTCTCGACGCCAAGCACGTATGACAAGTTCACCTTCGTGAACAACGTCATCGAGGTCGAAAGGGTTCGAGCCCTGCTGGAAGAAGAACCGGAGTACAAGGTCGACGGCCATCTGGTCGCGGCGGTTGCTGGCCCTGCTGGGGCAAGACGACTCACCCTCGTCCCAAACACGCCTCCCGCGCCTGAGTCGGGGTTACCGTTCATCACCTTCGTGACGCTCGGTCGGCTCTCTCCCGAGAAGAACCAGGCCAACCTGATCAAGGCCTTTGGGCTCTTCCTGCAGGAGTATCCGAACGCGAGGCTCTACATCCTCGGCGGCGGCGACCTCGATCGATCTCTCAAGGGGTTGGCTTCTTCACTGGGGATCGCTGAACTCGTGTCGCTGCCGGGCCACCTTCGCAATCCATTCATGCTGGCCAAGCACTGCGACTGCTTCCTCCTGCCGTCCAGGTATGAGGGATTCGGTCTAGTGGTCCCGGAGATGAGGATGTTGCGGAAGCCCATCATCCTCTCCCGGTTTGATGCCGCCCCTTCAGTCTCTATCCCCGGAGGCCAGTACGAGATCGGATTCGAAGTAGAGGACATCCTGGGCGGACTCCGTGCCTATGCCAAAGGTGACGTTCCAGGCGACTACGAGTTCGACGTCGACGGGTACAACGAAGCGGCGTATCAGCAGTTCGAGCAGATGCTGGAGTCGCTGGACGGTTCCTCATGA
- a CDS encoding acyltransferase family protein: MPVEGRRNHTIDIVRALSVLIVVVFHGFIYKASIGPDGTVSIANWAPPTWVFALSWPLMAMPAFFVCGGFANALIIDKMRSRGTGFAHYLANRGRRLTGGLALFVTFFAAVATLIDVLGGFEAAVQLSSHFMRLLWFISVYLVIVLLAPLMVDLHDRFGAWVVVVMLVLVLLVDRAVLGHGLSDVGQINMFLVWPLCHQLGIGYQRGWFRSGPVVRTWLILAAGALGIVVAIFYFGYPPSAVGFANAPVANHLPPTLAMALLGVVQAASIGLVERWGIFARLSPRTESRLARLNSLMMTVYLWHIPCLLIGGIGLLLLADALPRLAGLFLLQGTVVAAGVLVMLLVVPTIGWVEYKLIPPLGERQDRNLALVSFCLTILATMLVWHYGTVIDPRTPFSSLGVLAIWLGAWLMVRASRPVGVERAPDDALKPAAKPRTQ; encoded by the coding sequence GTGCCAGTAGAGGGTCGACGTAACCACACCATCGACATCGTCAGGGCACTGTCGGTGCTGATCGTGGTGGTGTTCCACGGCTTCATCTACAAGGCGTCCATCGGCCCGGACGGGACCGTCTCCATCGCCAACTGGGCGCCCCCGACCTGGGTGTTCGCCCTGTCCTGGCCGCTGATGGCGATGCCTGCGTTCTTCGTGTGCGGTGGCTTCGCCAATGCGCTGATCATCGACAAGATGCGCTCGCGTGGCACCGGGTTCGCGCACTACCTGGCCAACCGCGGCCGACGGCTCACCGGTGGGCTCGCGCTATTCGTCACCTTCTTCGCGGCTGTCGCGACCCTCATCGACGTGCTGGGCGGGTTCGAGGCTGCGGTGCAACTCAGTTCGCATTTCATGCGGCTGCTCTGGTTCATCTCCGTCTACCTCGTCATCGTGCTGCTTGCGCCGCTGATGGTCGACCTGCACGACAGGTTCGGCGCCTGGGTCGTGGTGGTGATGCTGGTGCTCGTGCTGCTGGTCGACCGGGCCGTCCTCGGGCATGGGCTGAGCGACGTCGGCCAGATCAACATGTTCCTGGTCTGGCCGCTGTGTCACCAGTTGGGCATCGGCTACCAGCGCGGCTGGTTCCGCAGCGGGCCTGTGGTGCGCACCTGGCTGATCCTGGCGGCGGGAGCGCTCGGCATCGTCGTGGCGATCTTCTACTTCGGGTACCCGCCATCGGCCGTCGGCTTCGCCAACGCTCCGGTCGCCAACCACCTGCCGCCGACGCTTGCGATGGCCCTGCTCGGGGTGGTGCAGGCCGCGTCGATCGGCCTCGTGGAGCGGTGGGGGATCTTCGCACGCCTGTCGCCACGCACGGAGTCCCGCCTCGCCCGGCTCAACTCGCTGATGATGACCGTCTACCTGTGGCACATCCCCTGCCTGCTGATCGGGGGCATCGGCCTGCTGCTGCTTGCGGACGCGCTGCCAAGGCTGGCCGGGCTGTTCCTGCTGCAGGGCACCGTCGTCGCGGCAGGCGTGCTGGTGATGCTACTGGTGGTGCCCACGATCGGCTGGGTGGAGTACAAGCTGATCCCGCCGCTGGGGGAGCGTCAGGACCGCAACCTTGCGCTCGTGTCGTTCTGCCTGACCATCCTCGCGACGATGCTCGTGTGGCACTACGGAACGGTCATCGACCCGCGCACACCGTTCTCGAGCCTCGGGGTGCTGGCGATCTGGCTCGGCGCGTGGCTGATGGTGCGTGCCTCCCGCCCGGTCGGGGTCGAGAGGGCGCCCGACGATGCGCTCAAGCCAGCAGCGAAACCGCGGACACAGTAG
- the tpx gene encoding thiol peroxidase, translating to MAEIAFKGNPVHSIGELPAVCSAAPDFEVTGADLQPVTLADFAGQKLVLNIFPSVDTGVCAMSVRTFNEKAAGLEGTKVLCVSRDLPFALNRFCGAEGIENVVVSSDFRTNFGETYGVTFADGPLKGLLSRSVVVIDADGNVVYTEQVDETTTEPDYDAALAALN from the coding sequence ATGGCTGAGATTGCATTCAAGGGAAACCCCGTCCACTCCATCGGCGAACTGCCCGCCGTCTGCTCCGCTGCGCCCGACTTCGAGGTCACCGGCGCCGACCTGCAGCCGGTCACCCTGGCCGACTTCGCGGGCCAGAAGCTGGTCCTCAACATCTTCCCGTCCGTCGACACTGGCGTGTGCGCCATGAGCGTTCGCACCTTCAACGAGAAGGCCGCGGGGCTCGAGGGCACCAAGGTGCTCTGCGTCTCCCGCGACCTGCCGTTCGCCCTGAACCGCTTCTGCGGCGCGGAGGGCATCGAGAACGTGGTGGTCTCCTCCGACTTCCGCACCAACTTCGGTGAGACCTACGGCGTGACGTTCGCCGACGGCCCCCTCAAGGGCCTGCTGTCGCGCTCCGTCGTCGTGATCGACGCCGACGGCAACGTCGTGTACACCGAACAGGTCGACGAGACGACCACCGAGCCCGACTACGACGCAGCGCTGGCCGCGCTCAACTGA
- a CDS encoding SatD family protein, giving the protein MARLKDEAVALLVDVVSSRTGDREALHEAVLDAVRATNDSVAATDPLRITVGDELQGVYATLGDALAASYTLRLRLAPRWDVRFGIGGGEVRTIDEERNLQDGSAWWLAREAIEWVEEEAARKGHASARTAIRDERPVAVGQADALARLVDERLGSLRPATVGTMSGLWEGLDNAAIAEREGISESANSQRVITNGLRPLNDAMHALATLP; this is encoded by the coding sequence ATGGCGCGATTGAAGGATGAAGCTGTAGCCCTGCTCGTCGACGTGGTGTCCTCGCGCACCGGGGACAGGGAGGCGCTGCACGAGGCGGTGCTCGACGCCGTCAGGGCCACCAACGACTCCGTCGCCGCGACCGACCCGCTCCGGATCACGGTCGGCGACGAACTCCAGGGCGTCTATGCCACGCTCGGCGACGCGCTTGCCGCCTCCTACACGCTGCGGCTTCGCCTCGCGCCGCGGTGGGACGTGCGGTTCGGGATCGGAGGCGGCGAGGTCCGCACCATCGACGAGGAGCGCAACCTCCAGGACGGTTCCGCGTGGTGGCTCGCACGCGAGGCGATCGAGTGGGTCGAGGAAGAGGCGGCCCGCAAGGGCCATGCGAGCGCGCGCACCGCCATCCGCGACGAGCGGCCCGTGGCGGTCGGCCAGGCGGATGCGCTGGCACGACTCGTGGACGAGCGGCTCGGGTCGCTGCGACCCGCGACGGTCGGCACCATGTCGGGGCTGTGGGAGGGGCTCGACAACGCGGCGATCGCAGAACGGGAGGGGATCAGCGAGTCGGCGAACTCGCAGCGCGTCATCACCAACGGGTTGCGCCCGCTGAACGACGCCATGCACGCCCTGGCGACCCTGCCCTGA
- a CDS encoding PadR family transcriptional regulator — MPGFGPRRDGGRRARRGDVRTAALLLIAEEPRNGYQIIQELEQRTDGRWKPSPGAIYPALAQLEDEGLIQSSETANGKAFEITDAGRTEAEVAGQRPAPWENEGDQDDPQHDLRRRFGQLGQAIMAVAGTGNTELMAKAAEEVDGLKRRIYQILAES; from the coding sequence ATGCCGGGCTTCGGCCCCCGACGCGACGGAGGAAGGCGCGCCCGTCGCGGCGACGTCCGCACCGCCGCGCTCCTGCTGATCGCCGAGGAGCCGCGCAACGGCTACCAGATCATCCAGGAACTCGAGCAGCGCACCGATGGGCGCTGGAAGCCCAGCCCCGGAGCCATCTACCCCGCGCTCGCCCAACTCGAGGACGAGGGCCTGATCCAGTCGTCCGAGACGGCGAACGGCAAGGCCTTCGAGATCACGGACGCCGGTCGCACCGAGGCTGAGGTGGCCGGCCAGCGCCCCGCACCTTGGGAGAACGAGGGCGACCAGGACGACCCGCAGCACGACCTGCGGCGCCGCTTCGGCCAACTCGGCCAGGCGATCATGGCGGTGGCGGGCACCGGCAACACGGAACTGATGGCGAAGGCCGCTGAAGAGGTCGATGGCCTCAAGCGCCGGATCTACCAGATCCTGGCCGAGTCGTGA